The Candidatus Methanomethylicota archaeon region CACACTATATGAGCCCACCAGAAACCCCTCCCGAGTTAAATATGCTTTCACAGTGACGTTCAACCTAGCCCCCGTGGAGGCTGCGAAGAGGGCGTAATCCCATGGAATCTCAATTAGGAGGGTGTTCGCATTATAACCATACCTTTGAATTGGCGTTCCATAAAGCTCCACACTTGAAACATTTAGTAGCGTAAGCCCCTCACAATAATATTTTATGGTTAAAGTGCAAGTCCCATTCAAATCAATAACCCCATATCTGGATAAGTGCATTATTGGCTGCTTCAATATTAGGGGGATGCTTGTTTGAGCTGTAAATGTGAATATGCTGAATGAAACTATCAAAACGTATACGAGTATGGGCATATAGATCATGGCATTCCTCGATAAATGTATAATCCTCCTACTGGTGTAAGCGAAATATATCAATGAGACTGCTAAAACAGATATCCAAATCTCCCTTGGAATTATAATTACAACTCTACCTTTAACAGCCTCCAATGGCATTGGTGGATCTGGAACTGGATTGGCATCCCCCTTAGTTATCACATACCTATCCGTAACATTTACAACCCTATGTATAACGCAGTACGTTGGGTTAGCGGCCCAAGCAACAATATCCCCAACATGTATATCTCTACCAAAAACCACAACCATATCCAAAACCCTTATCGTGGGAAGCATGGAGCCTGAAGCCACAGTGAAAATTCCAAAGGGGATTGGGAGAAACCTTGAAGCAATAATCAAAGTCATCAATGCTAAAGCCAAATATGGTAATTCCCTGGAAAGCTTCATGGCTAAGACCCTAAATTAACAGTTATTGTGTAGTATACGTTAACCCCCTGCCCATTTGGAAGCGTGGAATACTCCAAATACAATTTAATAGTTGCACTCCCCCCACTGGAAGAAAAGTATCCAGTGACATAAACATATACAATTGAGCCAGCAGATATGGTGAGCCAGCCAGTGGCGCTATTAAGTATACTCCCAGAAGA contains the following coding sequences:
- a CDS encoding signal peptidase I, producing MKLSRELPYLALALMTLIIASRFLPIPFGIFTVASGSMLPTIRVLDMVVVFGRDIHVGDIVAWAANPTYCVIHRVVNVTDRYVITKGDANPVPDPPMPLEAVKGRVVIIIPREIWISVLAVSLIYFAYTSRRIIHLSRNAMIYMPILVYVLIVSFSIFTFTAQTSIPLILKQPIMHLSRYGVIDLNGTCTLTIKYYCEGLTLLNVSSVELYGTPIQRYGYNANTLLIEIPWDYALFAASTGARLNVTVKAYLTREGFLVGSYSVPITLQKPVFKVENGSLIIYNPNIFPLKFNITWIYANFGEPWKYNSTTAIIVRGVGRFDPPKAQYIYVDVRYMWLGATFY